Proteins encoded within one genomic window of Novipirellula galeiformis:
- a CDS encoding Gfo/Idh/MocA family protein yields MNHSKNTPSNGRNSHPNARRDFLKSTAVAGAAASAPYFFSNPKTFAEDAKTKNDRMTIGVIGAGGMASGNINTAKEWLDVVAIADVDQGHRNSFNQRFAAGKADVYEDYRELIERDDIDVIHIATPDHWHTKPLVEAMLAGKDVYCEKPLTLTIDEGKLIRKVQKETGRVVQVGTQQRSTFPLFVKAMAIVAEGRLGKITQVQAAIGGAPSSPVLPVAEVPGNLNWDRWLGPAPKVDYRFLDDGKGKRPLTNGHYEFRWWYEYSGGKLTDWGAHHVDICNWALKLNGQTEGPVSIGGTAKHPVDFKDGFPIQNDRYNTATGFHFNVQYPGGTEMIIRNDTDNGVLITGTEGKIFVNRGKLVGQPVDDLKDNPLPEDAIAKVYRGMPMEHNERKQHWANFLHCVRERKDPISDVHTHMEMLNVCHLAGISARLGRDLKWDNATEQIIGDDEANGFLARPYRQGYQIEMRKGAKS; encoded by the coding sequence ATGAATCACTCAAAAAACACCCCCTCAAACGGTCGCAACAGCCACCCCAACGCCCGCCGCGATTTCCTCAAGTCGACTGCAGTTGCGGGGGCAGCGGCTTCGGCCCCTTACTTTTTCTCGAACCCGAAAACGTTTGCGGAGGATGCAAAAACCAAGAACGACCGCATGACGATCGGGGTGATTGGCGCGGGCGGCATGGCATCGGGAAACATCAACACGGCAAAAGAGTGGCTCGATGTCGTTGCGATCGCCGATGTCGACCAAGGACATCGCAACAGCTTCAACCAACGCTTCGCCGCTGGCAAAGCCGATGTCTACGAAGACTACCGCGAGCTGATTGAGCGCGACGATATCGACGTGATTCACATCGCAACGCCCGACCACTGGCACACCAAACCGCTGGTCGAAGCGATGTTGGCGGGCAAAGACGTCTATTGCGAAAAACCGCTGACGTTGACGATCGATGAAGGCAAGCTGATTCGCAAAGTCCAAAAGGAAACCGGACGCGTCGTTCAAGTCGGCACGCAACAACGCAGCACGTTTCCCTTGTTCGTCAAAGCGATGGCGATCGTTGCCGAAGGGCGACTGGGAAAGATTACCCAGGTCCAAGCGGCGATTGGCGGTGCCCCCTCCAGCCCCGTGCTGCCCGTCGCGGAAGTCCCGGGCAACTTGAATTGGGACCGCTGGCTCGGTCCCGCACCCAAGGTCGACTACCGATTCCTAGACGATGGCAAAGGCAAACGCCCCCTCACCAATGGTCACTACGAGTTTCGTTGGTGGTACGAATACTCGGGCGGAAAACTGACCGATTGGGGTGCCCATCACGTGGATATCTGCAACTGGGCACTGAAACTAAACGGCCAAACCGAAGGTCCGGTTTCCATCGGCGGAACGGCGAAACATCCCGTTGATTTCAAGGATGGCTTCCCGATTCAAAACGATCGCTACAACACCGCGACTGGATTCCATTTCAACGTCCAATATCCTGGCGGAACGGAAATGATCATTCGCAACGACACCGACAACGGTGTCTTGATCACGGGAACCGAAGGTAAAATCTTCGTCAATCGCGGCAAATTGGTGGGACAACCGGTCGACGACCTGAAAGACAATCCCCTTCCCGAGGATGCCATTGCCAAGGTCTATCGAGGCATGCCGATGGAGCACAACGAACGCAAGCAACATTGGGCAAACTTCTTGCATTGCGTCCGCGAACGAAAGGATCCCATCTCCGACGTCCACACGCACATGGAAATGCTCAACGTGTGCCACTTGGCGGGCATCTCGGCGCGGTTGGGTCGCGATCTGAAATGGGACAACGCGACCGAACAAATCATCGGCGACGACGAAGCCAATGGCTTTTTGGCTCGCCCCTATCGCCAAGGGTATCAAATCGAAATGCGAAAAGGAGCCAAGAGCTAA
- a CDS encoding SseB family protein, with protein sequence MTFQSNVQALDAAIAERNAQKIRSILLKLDFVLINIDDEEEADGDEESMGALTAEIEEHDVLVAFSSEENAGLFVGEMGDLFTEEDEVQGFVVDGETLLEFLPEGFGLLINPETEFKQIIDPELATEVLELGEPMEG encoded by the coding sequence ATGACTTTCCAATCCAATGTCCAAGCTTTGGATGCTGCGATCGCCGAACGCAACGCCCAAAAAATCCGTTCCATCCTGCTGAAGCTTGATTTCGTGTTGATCAATATTGACGACGAAGAGGAGGCTGATGGCGACGAAGAGAGCATGGGGGCATTGACCGCAGAGATCGAGGAGCACGATGTGCTTGTGGCCTTCTCGTCCGAAGAAAACGCCGGGCTTTTTGTAGGCGAAATGGGCGACCTGTTCACCGAAGAGGACGAAGTCCAAGGCTTCGTCGTGGACGGGGAAACGTTGCTGGAGTTCTTGCCTGAAGGATTCGGGTTGCTGATCAATCCCGAAACGGAATTCAAGCAAATTATCGATCCCGAATTGGCGACCGAAGTCCTTGAGTTGGGCGAACCGATGGAAGGTTAA
- a CDS encoding DUF3500 domain-containing protein translates to MNDRHSINRRQFLEQTSAVVAGTAAAPLLCSATQAAEASPSAESLVGRLYETLNEKQRADICFAWDHQDSKRGLLRTFVANNWNITKHEINDDFYSDAQRDLIKQTFESIIHPDWHERYYQQLEDDAGGFGNEQSIAIFGTPGQGKFEMVMTGRHMTLRCDGDSTDHVAFGGPIFYGHAPEFNEGPRHIDNVFWEQAIAANDLYKMLDGRQQKEALVATTPREQAVHFQGKQGKRTGLPVSDMSADQQAHLQTVLQKLVEPYRQSDRDEVIRCLQSQGGLETCQLSFYQDHDLGNDKVWDNWRLEGPAFVWHYRGAPHVHVWVNVADDPGVKTNS, encoded by the coding sequence ATGAACGATCGGCATTCAATCAATCGGCGTCAATTTCTTGAGCAAACCTCCGCAGTGGTCGCGGGCACCGCTGCCGCTCCACTGCTTTGCTCGGCAACTCAGGCGGCCGAAGCGTCCCCGAGCGCGGAATCGTTAGTCGGACGTCTCTACGAAACCCTCAACGAAAAACAACGCGCCGATATCTGCTTCGCGTGGGACCACCAAGACTCCAAACGCGGTCTGCTACGAACGTTCGTTGCCAACAATTGGAATATCACCAAACACGAAATCAACGACGACTTCTACTCCGACGCGCAACGCGATTTGATTAAACAAACCTTTGAGTCGATCATTCATCCCGATTGGCACGAACGTTACTACCAACAACTCGAAGATGACGCGGGTGGATTCGGAAACGAGCAATCGATTGCGATCTTCGGAACGCCGGGGCAAGGCAAGTTCGAAATGGTGATGACCGGGCGACACATGACGCTGCGCTGTGACGGTGACTCCACCGACCATGTCGCGTTCGGCGGTCCCATTTTCTATGGTCACGCCCCTGAGTTCAACGAGGGCCCACGACACATCGACAACGTATTTTGGGAGCAAGCGATCGCGGCGAACGACTTGTATAAAATGCTCGATGGGCGTCAACAAAAGGAAGCCTTGGTCGCTACAACCCCGCGAGAACAAGCGGTCCATTTCCAAGGCAAACAAGGCAAACGGACTGGTTTACCGGTCTCGGATATGTCCGCGGACCAACAAGCCCATCTGCAAACGGTGCTGCAAAAATTGGTCGAACCGTATCGCCAAAGCGATCGCGACGAAGTGATTCGCTGCCTGCAGAGCCAGGGGGGGTTGGAAACCTGTCAATTGTCGTTTTACCAAGACCACGATCTTGGCAATGACAAGGTCTGGGACAATTGGCGTCTTGAAGGTCCCGCGTTTGTGTGGCACTATCGAGGTGCACCGCACGTTCATGTGTGGGTCAATGTCGCCGATGATCCAGGCGTGAAAACGAACAGTTGA